In a genomic window of Opisthocomus hoazin isolate bOpiHoa1 chromosome 19, bOpiHoa1.hap1, whole genome shotgun sequence:
- the LOC142363658 gene encoding olfactory receptor 14C36-like yields the protein MTGSHAQRKHLSNSSSITQFLLLAFADTLELQLLHFWLFLGIYLAALLGKTLIITSVACDNHLQTPIYFFLLNLSLLDLASISTTVPKAMANLLWDTRTISYAGCAAQLFLVSFLVVAEHCLLTIMAYDRYIAICKPLHYRTLLGSRACVHMAVAAWSSGFLNSLLHTANTFSIPLCHGNAVDQFFCEIPQILKLSCSHSYLREVGLLGFSVSLSFGCFVFIVLSYVQIFRAVLRIPSAQGRYKAFSTCLPHLAVVSLFFSTAVFAYLKPPSISSPLLDLVITVLYSVVPPAMNPFVYSMRNQELKDALKKEIQSVVFQQQ from the coding sequence atgacaggatcccatgcccaaaGGAAACacctgtccaacagcagctccatcacccagttcctcctcctggcattcgcagacacactggagctgcagctcttgcacttctggctcttcctgggcatctacctggctgccctccttggAAAGACCCTCATCATCACCTCTGTAGCCTGTGACAACCACCTCCAAACTCCCatatactttttcctcctcaacctctccctccttgacctGGCATCCATCTCTAcgactgtccccaaagccatggccaatttgctctgggacaccaggaccatctcctatgcagggtgtgctgcccagctctttttggtttccttcttagtagtagcagagcattgtcttctgaccatcatggcctatgaccgatacattgccatctgcaaacccctgcactacaggaccctcctgggcagcagagcttgtgtccacatggcagtagctgcctggagcagtggctttctcaattctctgctgcacactgccaatacattttcaattcctctctgccacggcaatgctgtggatcagttcttctgtgaaatcccccagatcctcaagctctcctgctcacactcctacctcagagaagttgggcttcttgggtttagtgtttctttatcttttgggtgttttgttttcattgtgctgtcctatgtgcagatcttcagggccgtgctgaggatcccctctgcacagggacggtacaaagccttttccacgtgcctccctcacctggctgtggtctccctgtttttcagcactgcagtgtttgcctacctgaagcctccctccatctcttccccattgCTTGATCTGGTGATTACAGTgctgtactcagtggttcctccagcaatgAACCCCTTcgtttacagcatgaggaaccaggagctcaaagacgcccTGAAGAAGGAAATTCAATCTGTAGTATTTCAACAGCAATAA